The DNA segment CTCCTGTTTGCTTGATATACGAGTTCTTGAAGCAGTTTCTCTTTGCTCTCGAAATGTAGATAGAACGTGCCCTGACCATAGCCTGCCCTGCTCGTAATATCATAAATGGAGGTCTCAAAGTATCCCTTCTCTCCCATAAGACGCTCAGCGGCTAACAGGATGACTTCCTTCGCTTTGGAAGCGCTGCTCACCTTCGCTCTGTCTAGAGAAAAATCCAGCGCACTACTATCTAGATGTTCTGATTTCACAAAACCACCAAGAGTGAAATCCACGAGCGACTTTACTGTCGAATCGGGAACCCTAGTCCCGTTGTAAATAATCCAGTAGATAGCAGTAAATCTTGAACTTCCCACCAGGAACCACATTTTCGGCATCGAAAGCGGGGGCTGATCTACCGGCACTGTTGAAAGCAGCGCATCCTTGTAAGTTCTGTCAACAGAACTTTCAACATCTGGAAACCTGTACTCGGCTTCGTGAAAGGCTGTAAATTTTTTTCTCGATTCCCACAAAATGTCGAAAACCGTCCTGTATAGATTGAAGAACTTCTCTCTCGCATCTCGACCCGCTATCGATTTTGCAGCAGATTCGAATTCGGTCTTTATGTCCTGGACTATTTCCTTGAACACCTGTTCCTTTCCGGTGTAATGTCTGTAGAATGCACCGTTGGACAGTCCACAGGTCCTGCATATGTTGGCCACGGATGTCATTTCGAAACCCAGACGGCTGAATAGGTCTTCAGCCGCCTGCTTTATCTGAAGTCTTGTTCTCTCGCTTCGAGAGATCTTCAAATTACGAGACCCCCATCTACGCCAATTACCTGGCCAGTCAAATAACTTGATTCATCGGAAATCAAGAAGAAATAGACATCTGCAATTTCCTCAGGGAGTCCCATTCTCTTCAGAGGAATTTTTTCTTCGAGCGCCGTCAGGATCTTCTCAGGCATTTTCTCAGTCATGGGAGTCTTAATGAATCCAGGCGCCACGGCGTTTACTCTGATTTTCGCACCCTTTCTCGTCAGTTCCTTAGCCCAGCT comes from the Mesotoga infera genome and includes:
- a CDS encoding TetR/AcrR family transcriptional regulator is translated as MKISRSERTRLQIKQAAEDLFSRLGFEMTSVANICRTCGLSNGAFYRHYTGKEQVFKEIVQDIKTEFESAAKSIAGRDAREKFFNLYRTVFDILWESRKKFTAFHEAEYRFPDVESSVDRTYKDALLSTVPVDQPPLSMPKMWFLVGSSRFTAIYWIIYNGTRVPDSTVKSLVDFTLGGFVKSEHLDSSALDFSLDRAKVSSASKAKEVILLAAERLMGEKGYFETSIYDITSRAGYGQGTFYLHFESKEKLLQELVYQANRSLRRTMRDAVSGVEGRLNREIRSYKAFLLFMDVHKELYNIVRESEFVQPETGRFYYERLLTSYINALEEARLMDEIKPIDSRDLGVFLMGIGHFMGLDLLFGKENDYEKWNEYLVELASLMAKGYGGAFS